A window of Dehalococcoidales bacterium contains these coding sequences:
- a CDS encoding J domain-containing protein, whose translation MGYPVDANRTRNDLRHMFDLWNIEQFSIMREQEEYVSGGIKRGNGVTVSYFRKGEWQTVFCNLSDYARNMRSIFLFLDRVRIAEKSGISYQGLSSTKDLVKSTANGTTSEQDLLEDAYDVLGVDKSDPTELIKKVYMQKVNFYHPDRGGDAEKFKRITKAYEFIMNSREKK comes from the coding sequence ATGGGATATCCTGTAGATGCAAATCGAACCAGAAACGATCTGAGACACATGTTTGATTTATGGAATATCGAGCAGTTCAGCATCATGCGTGAGCAGGAAGAGTACGTGTCAGGTGGAATAAAGAGGGGAAACGGTGTCACCGTATCTTATTTCCGAAAAGGTGAATGGCAGACCGTATTCTGTAACCTATCGGACTATGCGCGTAACATGCGGTCAATATTCCTCTTTCTGGACAGGGTACGGATAGCTGAGAAATCTGGTATTAGTTATCAGGGACTAAGTTCGACAAAAGACTTGGTGAAGAGTACCGCCAATGGCACCACATCGGAGCAGGACCTACTTGAAGATGCCTACGATGTGTTGGGAGTTGACAAGAGCGACCCGACCGAACTCATTAAAAAGGTATATATGCAAAAGGTAAACTTTTATCACCCTGACCGAGGTGGTGATGCCGAAAAATTCAAACGCATTACCAAAGCCTACGAATTTATTATGAACTCCAGGGAAAAGAAGTGA
- a CDS encoding VRR-NUC domain-containing protein: MKQPNTTEQEFLDMLITDTKGRLSLAHLLGWTSAHFRPGMSQKGWRTAVGGDGQGFPDLILVRAINCSGRIIYAELKMKGKKPTPEQRRWLDLLYDAGEEVYLWMPEDTEEIAEILHVGQDLLPGRTKFLSSWGNRR; this comes from the coding sequence GTGAAACAGCCTAACACCACCGAGCAGGAATTTCTGGATATGCTCATTACTGATACCAAGGGGCGTCTTTCGCTGGCACACCTGCTTGGGTGGACATCGGCACACTTCCGGCCCGGCATGTCGCAAAAGGGGTGGCGCACCGCAGTTGGGGGTGATGGCCAGGGGTTCCCGGACTTGATCCTGGTTAGGGCAATTAATTGTAGTGGACGGATTATTTACGCCGAATTAAAAATGAAGGGTAAGAAACCCACGCCGGAGCAGCGCCGGTGGCTTGACTTGCTCTATGACGCTGGGGAGGAAGTGTACCTCTGGATGCCAGAAGATACCGAAGAGATTGCTGAAATCCTGCATGTTGGCCAGGACCTATTGCCCGGGCGAACTAAATTTCTGTCAAGTTGGGGGAACCGGAGATGA
- a CDS encoding prenyltransferase, translating to MAGGHSFNSFLDYAWTGLDRGEKENRSAEKSYTGGQNLIENGAVSLREVLINALVYYALALVPIIYLSVHVSWWLLPIAVCGMLMTFMYSWGKFTIWAHELSLGLAVGPVAVLIGMFAVNPNPPIVNGILVSVPTAIILSFLGLALDEWPDAEANLKKGVKSLAYKVWEYSEWSGYSHIPSGPSEVDCERTKSLGLLRWYCTAWLMFMCIYHVLLITLGILMPLTALAMVVVPVCVGLLVTMERDFQKSMIAIVAAGALYPIIILVGQILG from the coding sequence ATGGCCGGCGGGCACAGTTTCAACAGCTTCTTGGACTATGCCTGGACCGGCTTGGATCGCGGGGAGAAAGAAAACCGGAGTGCCGAGAAGTCCTATACCGGTGGCCAGAACCTCATTGAGAATGGGGCGGTATCCTTGCGCGAGGTGCTGATTAACGCCCTGGTATACTACGCACTGGCGCTTGTGCCGATTATCTACCTGTCAGTACACGTCAGCTGGTGGCTGCTGCCAATAGCGGTCTGCGGTATGCTCATGACTTTTATGTATAGCTGGGGGAAATTTACTATCTGGGCTCATGAACTCTCCCTGGGATTGGCGGTCGGTCCGGTCGCTGTTCTAATTGGCATGTTTGCCGTTAACCCTAATCCACCCATAGTTAACGGGATTCTGGTGAGTGTCCCCACGGCCATCATCCTGAGCTTCCTGGGGCTGGCACTTGACGAGTGGCCGGATGCGGAAGCAAACCTGAAAAAGGGTGTCAAGAGCCTGGCTTACAAGGTGTGGGAGTATTCAGAGTGGAGTGGCTACTCCCATATTCCAAGTGGCCCATCTGAAGTCGATTGTGAGCGTACTAAATCTCTCGGCCTGCTTCGTTGGTATTGCACCGCTTGGCTTATGTTCATGTGCATCTACCACGTGCTGCTAATTACGCTGGGGATACTGATGCCGCTCACGGCGCTGGCCATGGTAGTGGTGCCGGTATGTGTCGGCCTGCTGGTGACCATGGAAAGAGATTTTCAGAAGAGCATGATAGCTATTGTGGCAGCCGGGGCGCTTTATCCGATTATAATACTGGTAGGGCAAATACTTGGATAG
- the dnaN gene encoding DNA polymerase III subunit beta — protein sequence MKLSCTKEKLDWGLGVVGKAVATRTTLPITQNILMSAEDGDLVLTATNLEMALVCRIGSDVKEKGAITIPARLFSEFIGSLSNDVVSMELLPASRSLEVKCGRSDARFSGVDAKEFPPVPHIDDTFIARVEAEALFHGLSRVVFAASDNDSRPVLTGVNAVFAGKTLTLAAADGFRLSVASCELKENSRRDTNIIIPAKTLVTVMSLIGNQEETIDIAVDTKTSQVLFHIGKIELVSQLVSGTFPNYAQLIPQGYVTKVNVDRGELWRAVKAVAGFSQGYTAIVRLKVIAGKEGNPGQMVIAGQDADIGDAVGEIDAVVEGEATRIAFDGKLLMGVLSELKVASLSLELNSPSSPGVIRVVGENNFTHVLMPMFVQW from the coding sequence ATGAAACTATCATGTACGAAAGAAAAACTGGATTGGGGGCTTGGGGTGGTTGGGAAGGCAGTAGCTACCCGGACAACTTTGCCGATTACCCAGAACATCCTTATGTCTGCGGAAGATGGGGATCTCGTGTTGACAGCCACAAACCTGGAAATGGCGCTCGTGTGCCGTATAGGCTCTGATGTCAAGGAGAAAGGGGCAATCACCATACCCGCCCGGCTGTTCAGTGAATTTATCGGCTCTCTATCCAACGATGTGGTGTCTATGGAACTATTACCCGCGTCCAGGTCCCTGGAAGTGAAATGCGGCAGATCAGACGCCCGGTTCAGCGGCGTCGATGCGAAAGAGTTTCCTCCGGTTCCCCACATTGATGATACATTCATAGCCAGGGTGGAAGCGGAGGCCCTGTTTCATGGGCTCAGTCGGGTTGTATTCGCAGCATCCGACAATGACTCGCGGCCTGTTCTTACCGGTGTCAATGCTGTGTTTGCGGGTAAAACTCTGACACTAGCGGCGGCCGATGGATTCAGATTGTCCGTTGCCAGTTGTGAACTCAAGGAAAATTCCCGGCGAGATACGAATATTATTATACCGGCGAAGACACTCGTGACAGTCATGAGCCTTATCGGCAATCAGGAAGAGACGATTGACATTGCGGTCGATACCAAGACGAGCCAGGTGCTCTTCCACATCGGGAAAATAGAACTGGTATCCCAGCTTGTCTCGGGCACTTTTCCTAATTACGCTCAGTTGATTCCCCAGGGCTACGTAACGAAAGTAAACGTTGATAGAGGGGAATTGTGGAGAGCTGTTAAGGCAGTCGCGGGTTTTTCCCAGGGTTACACGGCCATTGTTCGGTTGAAGGTAATTGCCGGCAAAGAGGGTAATCCCGGACAAATGGTGATTGCCGGACAGGATGCAGACATCGGTGATGCTGTCGGAGAAATAGACGCGGTAGTAGAGGGCGAGGCTACCAGGATTGCCTTCGATGGTAAACTGCTGATGGGAGTGCTTAGTGAGCTCAAAGTGGCGTCATTGTCGCTTGAACTCAATAGCCCATCTTCCCCTGGTGTAATACGTGTGGTTGGTGAAAATAACTTCACCCATGTACTCATGCCGATGTTCGTTCAGTGGTAG
- a CDS encoding DUF5131 family protein has translation MNRTDIPWVKNPDGTPGFTVSPKTGCLNGCPYCYARKLANGRLKSRYLANPNIATPKVNYSGSGDDFTPGDMMDDVLKLSEAKCEAYGNPFYPRWCPSKLEQIRRRKKPAGIFLDDMSDWAADYWPEDWTRAEIETIKACPQHRFYLLTKQYKNLHKWAYPDNVWVGATTTCYSQFWTALPELRVIPAKVKFLSIEPFLERITSVPGPDPLGGLGNWLKESGISWVILGCQTKPVKLPERAWVDEIITACDKAEIPVFVKPPLSNLFNIHREDMPK, from the coding sequence ATGAATAGAACTGATATACCCTGGGTAAAAAATCCCGATGGAACGCCGGGCTTCACGGTCTCACCTAAAACCGGATGTCTTAATGGGTGCCCCTATTGCTACGCCCGGAAGTTGGCGAACGGGAGATTGAAGTCAAGGTATCTGGCGAATCCCAATATAGCTACTCCGAAGGTAAATTATAGCGGTTCAGGTGATGACTTTACACCGGGTGATATGATGGATGATGTTCTTAAACTTTCGGAGGCGAAGTGCGAAGCCTATGGGAACCCCTTCTATCCCCGCTGGTGTCCATCGAAGCTGGAGCAGATCCGGCGCCGGAAGAAACCCGCCGGCATCTTCCTGGATGACATGAGCGACTGGGCGGCTGATTATTGGCCGGAAGATTGGACACGGGCGGAGATTGAGACTATTAAGGCTTGCCCTCAGCATCGCTTTTACCTTTTGACCAAGCAATATAAAAATCTTCATAAATGGGCATATCCCGATAACGTTTGGGTAGGAGCTACTACAACCTGCTATTCGCAATTCTGGACTGCCCTGCCTGAGCTAAGGGTCATTCCCGCCAAGGTTAAATTCTTGAGCATCGAACCTTTTCTTGAAAGGATAACATCAGTACCGGGACCTGACCCATTGGGTGGACTGGGAAACTGGCTAAAAGAGTCAGGAATCTCCTGGGTGATTTTAGGTTGCCAGACAAAACCTGTAAAATTACCTGAGAGAGCCTGGGTGGATGAAATTATAACTGCCTGTGATAAGGCTGAGATACCGGTCTTCGTCAAGCCCCCATTATCTAACCTATTCAATATTCACCGGGAGGATATGCCGAAATGA
- a CDS encoding SDR family oxidoreductase: MSNILLTGGSGLIGNALAQKLVEQGHTVYSLSRHPVESSKNLIGLPGDILEPNLGILAVPAEGFDSCYHLAGLVNLGHDKKGDVYETNFIGTRNVINFCVRYDVPHLYYCSTAYCEGGHNPYERSKKAAELILGKSDIPLKTIFRPSIVMPEGTSYDGHFFQLVSLIVGVHHRAEVIRRYIEGQMRLPELRPLFRLPGNPDGVLNLIRVDDVARGMADIKDEGTFQIVNDSPPSLSQIADWVGEVILLDFRIEPEFQATPIEAALRRLGYAFIPYLQGDDFKSDLSNCSKIDKRYIQESIKRFLLKS; the protein is encoded by the coding sequence ATGAGCAATATTTTACTAACAGGTGGATCGGGTCTGATAGGTAATGCCCTTGCTCAAAAACTGGTTGAACAGGGTCATACCGTTTACTCACTCTCTCGTCACCCTGTAGAATCAAGTAAAAATCTCATCGGTCTGCCCGGCGACATACTTGAGCCGAACCTTGGTATACTGGCGGTCCCTGCCGAAGGTTTCGATTCCTGTTATCATCTTGCCGGGCTGGTCAACCTGGGGCATGACAAAAAGGGGGACGTTTACGAGACAAACTTTATAGGAACACGTAATGTAATCAATTTCTGCGTCCGTTATGACGTGCCCCATCTATATTATTGCTCAACGGCATATTGTGAAGGCGGTCACAACCCTTACGAGAGGTCGAAAAAAGCGGCGGAGTTGATACTGGGAAAATCCGATATTCCCCTGAAAACCATCTTCCGCCCTTCTATTGTGATGCCCGAAGGCACCAGTTACGACGGGCACTTCTTTCAGCTTGTCTCGCTTATTGTAGGCGTCCATCACCGGGCTGAGGTTATCCGCCGGTATATCGAGGGGCAGATGCGCTTACCCGAGCTGCGGCCGCTGTTCCGGCTGCCGGGGAATCCTGACGGGGTATTAAACCTTATCAGAGTCGATGATGTCGCCCGCGGCATGGCTGATATTAAAGACGAGGGGACATTCCAGATTGTAAACGATTCTCCGCCATCTTTATCTCAAATAGCGGACTGGGTGGGCGAGGTTATACTCCTGGACTTCCGCATAGAGCCTGAATTTCAGGCCACGCCAATCGAGGCAGCCCTGCGGCGCTTGGGTTATGCTTTTATCCCCTACCTGCAAGGGGATGATTTCAAAAGCGACCTGAGTAACTGCTCTAAAATCGACAAGCGGTACATTCAGGAAAGTATAAAGCGTTTTCTCTTAAAGTCTTGA
- a CDS encoding 3-oxoacyl-[acyl-carrier-protein] synthase III C-terminal domain-containing protein encodes MSKVKVISLGYAVPEFTYTQEKIFEVLGYPRPFFRMFRDAQINKRYFCLPLEKIKTLSFQEQQEQYAKWAVQLSCEAIVQCLDGRDVQDIGCITYGSCTGLMPGPSASHYIGAKFNMSPSVYHSNIIGQGCESGFPGLKRGFDFVQSSGKMALVVNCELCDLTYFPENGKPDQGDGYSLMRANALFGDAAVACLVGHDDDWRHPTIIDTETYIDHTYLNDLGYRWQNGRLRAVISRRVPDLAAEVAYKAMSGLLSRTKLDSHQVKWWVIHAAGSGVLDNIRDAIGLSEEQIKLSRETLKNFGNTSSTSVGITGKHLMFQDIKQDDYLMMLSIGPGMTGGATLCRFQ; translated from the coding sequence ATGAGTAAAGTCAAAGTTATCTCCCTGGGATACGCGGTGCCGGAATTTACGTACACCCAGGAAAAGATATTTGAAGTGCTGGGTTATCCTAGACCCTTTTTCCGAATGTTCAGAGATGCTCAAATTAATAAGAGATATTTCTGTTTGCCGCTTGAGAAGATAAAGACTCTTAGCTTCCAGGAGCAGCAGGAACAGTATGCCAAATGGGCGGTACAGTTGTCGTGTGAAGCGATAGTACAATGTTTGGATGGTCGTGATGTGCAAGATATCGGGTGTATTACCTATGGTAGTTGCACAGGACTGATGCCTGGACCATCTGCTAGTCATTATATCGGGGCTAAGTTCAATATGTCACCTTCGGTTTATCATTCCAATATTATAGGACAGGGTTGCGAAAGCGGTTTCCCGGGGTTAAAGCGAGGGTTTGACTTTGTGCAGTCATCCGGTAAAATGGCCTTGGTCGTGAACTGTGAACTCTGTGATTTAACCTATTTCCCTGAGAATGGGAAGCCGGATCAAGGTGACGGCTATTCTCTAATGCGAGCTAATGCCCTGTTCGGAGACGCAGCTGTAGCTTGTCTGGTTGGGCATGATGATGATTGGCGTCACCCAACCATCATTGACACCGAAACATATATCGATCATACTTACTTGAATGACTTGGGCTATCGCTGGCAGAATGGACGTTTAAGGGCTGTTATTTCCCGGAGAGTACCGGATCTGGCGGCAGAGGTAGCTTATAAAGCTATGAGTGGTCTTCTATCACGAACTAAACTTGACAGCCATCAAGTAAAATGGTGGGTAATTCATGCTGCGGGAAGTGGAGTATTGGATAATATTCGGGATGCTATCGGACTCTCGGAGGAGCAGATTAAACTTTCGCGAGAAACATTAAAAAATTTTGGCAACACGTCCAGTACCAGCGTCGGCATTACGGGTAAGCACTTAATGTTTCAAGATATTAAGCAAGATGATTATTTGATGATGTTGAGTATCGGGCCAGGAATGACCGGAGGAGCTACGCTTTGCAGGTTCCAGTAG